A region of Paraburkholderia largidicola DNA encodes the following proteins:
- a CDS encoding IS481 family transposase, with protein MPWDVKDTMNRREDFVCEAATQAVPFSELCRKFKITRQTGYKWLARHKSEGSKGLADRSRRPHHSPTRSPEHIEALVLDLRRQHGWGGRKIARRLRDLGQIEVPAPATITEILRRHGLIDEQASRQRQHWQRFEHEHPNSLWQIDFKGDFPTLESGRCAPLTVIDDHSRYNIVLSACARTTTGIVQAELERAFRCYGLPSRINTDNGAPWGSPSAPGQLTELAVWLIRLGIQVSYSRPYHPQTNGKDERFHRSLKAEVLERHTFTTHAHVQQALDRWRQVYNTERPHEALDMAVPVTRYACSLRRMPERLPEPEYGCGDEVLQVNASGVVRVRGEKVKLSIALKGLQVAARPSENEDGVIELWFAHQRVAKLDLKTVKP; from the coding sequence ATGCCCTGGGATGTAAAAGACACCATGAATCGTCGCGAAGACTTCGTCTGCGAGGCTGCCACACAGGCGGTCCCGTTCAGCGAGCTATGCCGTAAATTCAAGATCACCCGCCAGACCGGCTACAAGTGGCTCGCCCGCCACAAGTCTGAGGGTAGCAAGGGGCTGGCCGACCGCTCCCGGCGCCCGCATCACAGCCCCACACGCTCACCGGAGCACATCGAGGCACTGGTGCTGGACCTGCGCCGCCAGCATGGCTGGGGCGGACGCAAGATCGCACGGCGCCTGCGCGATCTGGGCCAGATTGAGGTTCCCGCGCCCGCCACCATCACCGAGATCCTGCGACGCCACGGGCTCATTGATGAACAGGCGTCCCGCCAGCGCCAGCACTGGCAACGCTTCGAGCACGAGCATCCGAACTCGTTGTGGCAGATAGACTTCAAGGGCGACTTCCCGACGCTGGAGAGCGGGCGCTGCGCGCCGCTGACGGTCATCGATGACCACTCGCGCTACAACATCGTGCTGAGCGCCTGCGCGCGCACCACCACCGGGATCGTGCAGGCAGAGCTTGAGCGGGCGTTTCGCTGCTACGGACTGCCATCGCGCATCAACACCGACAACGGCGCGCCGTGGGGCTCGCCCAGTGCGCCGGGGCAGCTCACCGAGCTCGCGGTCTGGCTGATCCGGCTGGGCATCCAGGTGAGCTACAGCCGCCCATATCACCCGCAGACCAATGGCAAGGATGAACGGTTTCACCGCTCGCTGAAGGCTGAAGTGCTGGAGCGGCACACGTTCACCACGCACGCGCACGTGCAGCAGGCACTGGATCGCTGGCGGCAGGTGTACAACACCGAGCGTCCGCATGAGGCACTGGACATGGCGGTGCCGGTCACCCGCTACGCGTGCAGCCTGCGCAGGATGCCGGAGCGGCTGCCCGAGCCCGAATACGGTTGCGGCGATGAAGTGCTACAGGTCAATGCAAGCGGCGTGGTGCGCGTGCGAGGCGAGAAAGTGAAGCTCTCGATTGCGCTCAAGGGGCTGCAGGTGGCAGCCCGCCCGAGCGAAAACGAAGACGGAGTGATCGAGCTCTGGTTTGCCCATCAGCGAGTCGCAAAACTTGACCTGAAGACAGTAAAACCCTGA
- a CDS encoding MFS transporter, producing MTASSDPSRPADSSSFASSSSASSTGAPYLERGTRAYWRASLALLFAGYATFSLLYCVQPLLPAFSASFDVSPAQSSLSLSLTTAALALAVFVAGFVSEGWSRHRLMTASLTASSLLTLAVAFTPQWHALLLLRALEGLALGGVPAVAMAYLAEEVHPDGLGLAMGLYVGGTAIGGMAGRVITGVVADLFSWRVAIGTIGVLGILSMLAFRSLLPPSRHFVPRRGLGFSHHRTALVKHLGRPGLPLLFLMGFVLMGSFVTLYNYIGYRLLAPPFGLSQTAIGGIFVVYLTGVVASPWSGRMADTFGRGRVLIGSIVIMLCGLLLTTTQSLALIACGIACVTFGFFAGHAVASGWVGRIAKEAKGQAAALYLLAYYLGSSIVGSYGGRVWAAYAWTGVAVLVGGLLVIGILASARLRARERVGMA from the coding sequence GTGACCGCATCGTCGGACCCGAGTCGGCCCGCTGATTCATCGTCTTTCGCTTCATCCTCTTCAGCTTCCTCCACCGGCGCGCCGTATCTCGAACGCGGCACGCGCGCTTACTGGCGCGCCAGCCTCGCGCTGCTGTTCGCCGGTTACGCGACGTTCTCGCTGCTCTATTGCGTGCAGCCGCTGTTGCCCGCGTTCTCCGCCTCATTCGACGTCAGCCCCGCGCAAAGCAGCCTGTCGTTGTCGCTGACGACGGCGGCGCTCGCGCTCGCCGTGTTCGTCGCGGGCTTCGTGTCGGAAGGATGGAGCCGCCATCGGTTGATGACGGCTTCGCTCACGGCGTCGTCGCTGCTGACGCTCGCGGTCGCGTTCACGCCGCAATGGCACGCGCTGTTGTTGCTGCGCGCGCTCGAAGGGCTGGCGCTCGGCGGCGTGCCTGCCGTCGCGATGGCGTACCTCGCGGAGGAAGTGCATCCCGATGGCCTCGGCCTTGCGATGGGCCTCTATGTGGGCGGCACGGCGATCGGCGGCATGGCGGGGCGTGTGATTACGGGCGTTGTCGCGGATCTGTTCTCGTGGCGCGTGGCGATCGGCACGATCGGCGTGCTCGGCATTCTTTCGATGCTCGCGTTCCGCTCGCTGTTGCCGCCCTCGCGTCACTTCGTCCCGCGTCGCGGACTCGGCTTCTCGCATCACCGCACGGCGCTCGTAAAGCATCTCGGACGCCCCGGTTTGCCGCTGCTGTTTCTGATGGGCTTCGTGCTGATGGGCAGCTTCGTCACGCTCTACAACTACATTGGTTATCGCCTGCTCGCGCCGCCGTTCGGACTGAGTCAGACGGCCATCGGCGGGATCTTCGTCGTGTATCTGACGGGCGTCGTCGCGTCGCCGTGGTCGGGCCGCATGGCCGACACGTTCGGGCGCGGGCGCGTGCTGATCGGCAGCATCGTCATCATGCTGTGCGGTCTGCTGCTGACCACGACGCAGTCGCTTGCGCTGATCGCGTGCGGCATTGCCTGTGTGACGTTCGGCTTCTTCGCAGGACATGCCGTTGCGAGCGGGTGGGTGGGTCGCATCGCGAAGGAAGCGAAAGGCCAGGCGGCCGCGCTGTACCTGCTTGCGTATTACCTCGGATCGAGCATCGTCGGGTCGTATGGCGGGCGTGTGTGGGCGGCTTATGCGTGGACGGGCGTGGCCGTGCTCGTCGGCGGATTGCTGGTGATCGGCATACTTGCGTCGGCGCGACTGCGGGCTCGCGAGCGCGTCGGCATGGCGTAA
- a CDS encoding efflux transporter outer membrane subunit, whose protein sequence is MRRRSVAFALMGASLLAACTVGPDYKRPSATTAATYKELEGTGWKTAEPADAHIRSAWWEVYDDPALNALEQQVASANQNVQAAQARFRAARAQVEQFRSQFFPVVTANGGYSRARSSENVKFKSTAGKTLNDWIVGADATWEPDLWGRVSRSVEGARANAQASAADAQSVLLSMQAELATDYFELRGIDRERQLLDDTIAAYKEAVELTQNRYKGGIATDADVAQAQTQLRTTQAQAIDLGVQRAQLEHAIAILTGQTPSTFSLPVAPLVAVPVIAPVGVPSTLLERRPDIAAAERQMVDLNAQIGVATAAYFPNLILSVSGGLEATNFSDWLLAPARFWSLGPTLAGTLLDFGGRAAKKAEAQANYDEGIAQYRQTVLSAFGQVEDNIAALRVLEQEAQAQDDAVSAAQRSLAIVSNRYKNGAITYLDVVVAQTTALTNERQAVSIARRRMAASVALIKALGGGWDATSLPTDEQLTHPDAADQPASAAGATRG, encoded by the coding sequence ATGCGTCGTCGTTCGGTGGCTTTCGCGCTGATGGGCGCGAGTCTGCTTGCCGCGTGCACGGTCGGCCCCGACTACAAGCGGCCTTCGGCAACAACGGCCGCCACGTACAAGGAACTCGAAGGCACCGGCTGGAAAACGGCCGAGCCCGCCGACGCGCACATCCGCAGTGCCTGGTGGGAGGTCTACGACGACCCCGCGCTGAACGCGCTCGAACAGCAGGTGGCCAGCGCGAACCAGAACGTGCAGGCCGCGCAGGCGCGTTTTCGCGCGGCGCGCGCGCAGGTCGAGCAATTCCGCTCGCAGTTCTTCCCCGTCGTCACCGCGAATGGCGGCTACTCGCGCGCGCGGTCGTCGGAGAACGTGAAGTTCAAATCGACGGCGGGCAAGACGCTCAACGACTGGATCGTCGGCGCCGACGCGACGTGGGAGCCCGACTTGTGGGGCCGCGTGTCGCGCAGCGTCGAAGGCGCACGTGCGAACGCGCAGGCAAGCGCCGCCGATGCGCAAAGTGTGCTGCTGTCGATGCAGGCCGAACTCGCGACCGACTATTTCGAACTGCGCGGCATCGACCGCGAACGGCAACTGCTCGACGACACGATCGCCGCCTACAAGGAAGCCGTCGAACTCACGCAGAACCGCTACAAGGGCGGCATCGCCACCGACGCCGACGTCGCCCAGGCCCAGACGCAGTTGCGCACGACGCAGGCTCAAGCGATCGATCTCGGCGTGCAGCGCGCCCAACTCGAACACGCGATCGCGATCCTGACTGGCCAGACGCCGTCGACATTCTCGCTGCCTGTCGCACCGCTCGTTGCCGTGCCCGTGATCGCACCCGTCGGCGTGCCGTCGACGCTGCTCGAACGCCGGCCCGACATCGCCGCCGCCGAGCGGCAGATGGTCGATCTGAACGCGCAGATCGGCGTTGCAACGGCAGCGTATTTTCCGAATCTGATTTTGTCGGTGTCGGGTGGGCTGGAGGCGACCAATTTCAGCGATTGGCTGCTCGCGCCGGCCCGCTTCTGGTCGCTCGGTCCGACGCTCGCCGGTACGCTGCTCGACTTCGGCGGACGCGCCGCGAAAAAAGCCGAAGCGCAGGCGAACTACGACGAAGGCATCGCGCAGTACCGGCAAACTGTGCTGTCGGCGTTCGGCCAGGTCGAAGACAACATCGCAGCCTTGCGCGTGCTGGAACAGGAAGCGCAGGCGCAGGACGACGCCGTCTCGGCGGCACAGCGCTCGCTCGCGATCGTGTCGAACCGCTACAAGAACGGTGCGATCACGTATCTCGACGTCGTAGTCGCGCAGACGACGGCGCTCACCAACGAGCGCCAAGCGGTCTCGATCGCGCGCCGCCGGATGGCCGCGAGCGTCGCGCTGATCAAGGCGCTCGGCGGCGGCTGGGACGCGACGTCGCTGCCCACCGACGAACAGCTCACGCATCCCGATGCCGCCGATCAGCCCGCCAGCGCCGCCGGTGCGACGCGCGGCTAA
- a CDS encoding efflux RND transporter periplasmic adaptor subunit, which produces MEVNRPDESAPHGEGPRSSSKRSRWIVIAAAIVVLALAAQGIWSRHDAQAALERDAQHSAQLSVEVVKPQKSAAALDLVLPGNVQAFLDTPIYARTNGYVKKWYADIGARVKAGQLLAEIDTPEVDDQLKAANADLANAQATYTLAKSTADRWSEMLRSNSVSKQETDEKVGDMLAKKGTLDAARFNVARLEKMQSFQKVYAPFDGIVTARNVDVGALIDAGSSGGPAKELFHVAQADRLRVYVNVPQAYAQEVKAQQSAFLTLTETPAKHYPGTVARTSGAVDQQQRTMLVEVDVDNRNGDLLPGAYAQVHFALKSQAAAPYTLPGNAFLFRPDGVKVATVDAQQRVKLVKVALGTDYGTRVAIASGLTGDEQVILNPQDSIVDGAAVRIVHPKAGGAAGASGASGTTGSAPAQSEQTAKAQE; this is translated from the coding sequence ATGGAAGTGAATCGTCCTGATGAGTCCGCGCCGCACGGGGAAGGCCCGCGCAGCTCATCGAAACGTTCGCGCTGGATCGTCATCGCCGCGGCGATCGTCGTGCTGGCGCTCGCTGCGCAGGGCATCTGGTCGCGTCATGACGCGCAGGCCGCGCTCGAACGCGACGCGCAGCATTCCGCGCAACTGAGCGTCGAGGTGGTGAAGCCGCAGAAATCCGCAGCCGCGCTCGATCTCGTGCTGCCCGGCAACGTACAGGCGTTCCTCGACACGCCGATCTACGCGCGCACCAACGGCTATGTGAAGAAGTGGTACGCGGATATCGGCGCGCGCGTGAAGGCGGGACAACTGCTCGCCGAAATCGACACGCCCGAAGTCGACGATCAGTTGAAAGCGGCCAACGCCGATCTGGCCAACGCACAAGCAACCTACACGCTCGCGAAAAGCACCGCCGACCGCTGGTCGGAGATGCTTCGCAGCAATTCCGTCTCGAAGCAGGAAACCGACGAAAAGGTCGGCGACATGCTCGCGAAGAAAGGCACGCTCGACGCGGCGCGCTTCAACGTCGCGCGGCTCGAAAAGATGCAGTCGTTCCAGAAGGTCTACGCACCGTTCGACGGCATCGTGACCGCGCGCAACGTCGACGTCGGCGCGCTGATCGATGCGGGCAGTTCGGGCGGCCCGGCGAAGGAACTGTTCCATGTCGCGCAAGCCGACCGGCTGCGCGTCTACGTGAACGTGCCGCAGGCTTACGCGCAGGAAGTGAAGGCGCAGCAGAGCGCGTTTCTGACGCTCACCGAAACGCCGGCGAAGCACTACCCCGGCACCGTCGCGCGCACATCGGGCGCCGTCGATCAACAGCAGCGCACGATGCTCGTCGAAGTCGACGTCGACAACCGCAACGGCGATCTGCTGCCGGGCGCTTATGCGCAGGTTCATTTCGCGCTGAAATCGCAGGCCGCCGCGCCGTACACGCTGCCGGGCAACGCGTTCCTGTTCCGTCCGGACGGCGTGAAAGTCGCAACCGTCGATGCGCAGCAGCGCGTGAAACTCGTCAAGGTCGCGCTCGGTACCGATTACGGCACGCGCGTCGCGATCGCATCCGGGCTGACGGGCGACGAACAGGTGATTCTGAATCCGCAGGATTCGATCGTCGATGGCGCCGCGGTGCGTATCGTGCATCCGAAAGCGGGCGGCGCAGCGGGTGCGTCGGGCGCTTCCGGCACGACGGGTTCCGCTCCCGCGCAAAGCGAGCAGACTGCAAAGGCACAAGAGTGA
- a CDS encoding efflux RND transporter permease subunit gives MWIVRLALRRPYTFVVLALLLLIIGPLTILRTPTDIFPNIDIPVLSVIWTYNGLPADEMEKRIVLNYERGLSVAVNDIEHVESTSLNGIAVVKIFFQPHANINEALAQVTALSQTQLRSLPPGITPPNILRYNASTVPILRLSLSSPSLTEQELFDYGNNFLKTQLATVPGASAPLPYGGKQRQIMVDIDSRKLQERNLSPMDVVNSITAQNLIVPTGTAKIGSTEYSVQLNASPDSLAGLNNIPIKSGPNGTVYIRDVAHVRDGYQPQTNIVRVDGQRASLLTINKSGNTSTLEIVDRIKTMMPTLRNLVPESLNIDPVADQSLFVRASVQGVLREALIAACLTGLMILLFLGNWRATLIIAVSIPLSMITSIIALSALGETINIMTLGGLALAVGILVDDATVAIENISHQLEQGKNLEQAILDGAHQIAIPTLVSTLSICIVFVPMFLLTGVAHYLFIPLAEAVVFAMLASYFFSRTLVPTLAKYLLRHHHRPADFHHSHETRNPFMRVHLAFERGFANLRGRYREFLVARVARPGIFVTGFLACCLLSLLLMPFLGRDFFPSVDAGTIALHLRAKTGMRVEETAVVTDRVDARIRELIPRDELHSIIDNIGLPVSGINLSYSATGTIGTSDADILISLNPDHKPTAEYVRKLRRTLTDEFPGVQFAFLPADIVSQTLNFGMPSPIDIQIVGRDVPGNRAFAAMLLDKLRAIPGFADARIQQPSDLPRIFVDVDRTRAQQAGFTQRDVASNLLITLSGSQQTTPTFWLNPRNGVSYNVITEAPQYTIDSLQSLANIPLNANGHTNILGALSTMRREAGNAVLTHYNAQTTIDIYGTADGRDLGAVSDDIQKIIADTKAQLPKGSSIELRGQVQTMNDSFSGLFTGLVFAIVLVYLLIVVNFQSWLDPFIIITGLPGALAGIVWMLFLTHTTLSIPALTGAIMCIGIATANSILVVSFAREQLLEHGDATRAAIEAGFTRFRPVLMTALAMVIGMVPMAIGLGEGGEQNAPLGRAVIGGLTIGTIATLVFVPVVFSMIYRRLSERRARAAAHVVQKPQ, from the coding sequence ATGTGGATCGTTCGTCTCGCGCTGCGGCGCCCCTATACGTTTGTCGTGCTCGCGCTGCTGCTGCTGATCATCGGCCCGCTGACGATCCTGCGCACGCCTACCGACATCTTCCCGAACATCGACATTCCCGTGCTGTCGGTGATCTGGACGTACAACGGCCTGCCTGCCGACGAGATGGAAAAGCGCATCGTACTGAACTACGAGCGCGGGCTGTCCGTCGCGGTGAACGATATCGAGCACGTCGAATCGACTTCGCTGAACGGCATCGCCGTCGTCAAGATCTTCTTTCAGCCGCACGCGAACATCAACGAAGCGCTTGCACAAGTCACGGCGCTGTCGCAAACGCAGTTGCGTTCGCTGCCGCCCGGCATCACGCCGCCGAACATACTGCGTTACAACGCATCCACCGTGCCTATCCTGCGGCTGTCGCTGTCGTCGCCGTCGCTCACCGAACAGGAACTGTTCGACTACGGTAATAACTTCCTGAAGACGCAGCTCGCGACCGTACCGGGCGCGTCGGCGCCGCTGCCGTACGGCGGCAAGCAGCGTCAGATCATGGTCGATATCGACTCGCGCAAGCTGCAGGAGCGCAATCTGTCGCCGATGGACGTGGTGAATTCCATCACGGCGCAGAACCTGATCGTGCCGACGGGCACCGCGAAAATCGGTTCGACGGAATACTCGGTGCAGTTGAATGCGAGCCCCGATTCGCTCGCAGGCCTGAACAACATCCCCATCAAATCGGGGCCGAACGGCACCGTCTATATTCGCGACGTCGCGCATGTGCGTGACGGTTATCAGCCGCAGACCAACATCGTGCGCGTCGACGGCCAGCGCGCATCGCTCTTGACCATCAACAAGAGCGGCAATACCTCGACACTCGAAATCGTCGATCGCATCAAGACCATGATGCCGACGCTGCGCAACCTCGTGCCCGAGTCGCTGAATATCGATCCCGTCGCGGATCAATCGCTGTTCGTGCGCGCATCGGTGCAAGGCGTGCTGCGCGAAGCGCTGATCGCCGCGTGCCTGACGGGCCTGATGATTCTGCTGTTCCTCGGCAACTGGCGCGCGACACTGATCATCGCCGTGTCGATTCCGCTGTCGATGATCACGTCGATCATCGCCCTGTCCGCGCTCGGCGAAACAATCAACATCATGACGTTAGGCGGGCTCGCGCTCGCCGTCGGTATTCTCGTCGACGACGCGACGGTCGCGATCGAGAACATCAGTCACCAGCTCGAACAGGGCAAGAACCTCGAACAGGCGATTCTCGACGGCGCGCATCAGATCGCGATTCCAACGCTGGTTTCCACGCTGTCGATCTGTATCGTGTTCGTGCCGATGTTCCTGCTGACGGGCGTCGCGCACTATCTGTTCATTCCCCTCGCCGAAGCCGTCGTATTCGCGATGCTCGCGTCGTACTTCTTCTCGCGAACGCTGGTGCCGACGCTCGCGAAGTATCTGCTGCGACATCACCATCGTCCCGCCGACTTCCATCATTCGCATGAGACGCGCAATCCGTTCATGCGCGTGCACCTCGCGTTCGAGCGCGGCTTTGCGAATCTGCGCGGGCGTTATCGTGAGTTTCTCGTGGCGCGCGTCGCGCGGCCCGGCATCTTCGTGACGGGCTTTCTCGCGTGCTGTCTGCTGTCGCTGCTGCTGATGCCGTTCCTGGGCCGCGACTTCTTTCCTTCCGTCGACGCCGGCACGATCGCGCTGCATCTGCGCGCGAAGACGGGCATGCGCGTCGAAGAAACGGCCGTCGTCACCGATCGTGTCGATGCGCGCATCCGCGAACTGATCCCGCGCGACGAACTGCATTCGATCATCGACAACATCGGCTTGCCCGTATCGGGTATCAACCTGTCGTACAGCGCAACGGGGACGATCGGCACCTCGGATGCCGACATCCTGATCAGTCTGAACCCCGATCACAAACCGACGGCCGAGTACGTGCGCAAACTGCGTCGCACGCTGACCGATGAATTCCCCGGCGTGCAGTTCGCGTTCCTGCCTGCGGACATCGTCAGCCAGACGCTGAACTTCGGCATGCCGTCGCCGATCGACATTCAGATCGTCGGGCGCGACGTGCCGGGCAACCGCGCGTTCGCCGCGATGCTGCTCGACAAGCTGCGCGCGATTCCGGGCTTTGCGGATGCACGCATCCAGCAGCCGTCCGACTTGCCGCGCATCTTCGTCGACGTCGACCGCACGCGCGCGCAACAGGCAGGCTTCACGCAGCGCGACGTCGCGAGCAATCTGCTGATCACACTGTCCGGCAGCCAGCAGACGACGCCGACGTTCTGGCTCAATCCGCGCAATGGCGTCAGTTACAACGTCATAACGGAAGCGCCGCAATACACGATCGATTCCTTGCAATCGCTCGCGAACATTCCGCTGAACGCGAACGGCCACACGAACATCCTCGGCGCGCTGTCGACGATGCGGCGCGAAGCCGGCAACGCCGTGCTCACGCACTACAACGCGCAAACCACAATCGATATCTACGGCACGGCAGACGGCCGCGATCTCGGCGCCGTCTCCGACGATATCCAGAAGATCATCGCCGACACCAAGGCACAATTGCCGAAGGGCTCGTCGATCGAACTGCGCGGCCAGGTCCAGACCATGAACGATTCGTTTTCGGGCCTGTTCACCGGCCTCGTGTTCGCGATCGTGCTGGTGTATCTGCTGATCGTCGTGAACTTCCAGTCGTGGCTCGATCCGTTCATCATCATCACGGGTTTGCCGGGCGCGCTGGCGGGCATCGTGTGGATGCTGTTCCTCACGCATACGACGCTGTCCATTCCAGCGTTGACGGGTGCGATCATGTGTATCGGCATCGCGACGGCGAACTCGATTCTCGTCGTCAGCTTTGCGCGCGAGCAGTTGCTCGAACATGGCGACGCGACGCGCGCCGCGATCGAAGCGGGTTTCACGCGCTTCCGTCCCGTGCTGATGACGGCCCTCGCGATGGTGATCGGCATGGTGCCGATGGCGATCGGCCTCGGCGAAGGCGGCGAGCAGAATGCGCCGCTCGGACGCGCGGTGATCGGCGGTTTGACCATCGGCACGATTGCGACGCTGGTGTTCGTGCCCGTGGTGTTTTCGATGATCTATCGACGGCTCTCGGAACGACGCGCACGCGCCGCCGCGCATGTCGTCCAGAAGCCGCAATAA
- a CDS encoding serine/threonine protein kinase yields MNEDTPEIPNPQDGHAVPFARLTPEVVLDALDSALSTVGVRTDGRMLPLNSYENRVYQVGVEDGPPVVAKFYRPERWTDEAILEEHAFVAELCEREIPAVPARTLDGRTLHTFDGFRFSIFERRGGRAPDLDRKDTLEWLGRFIGRIHAVGQTVNYTARPTLDIHTFGYEPRDYLLSQSVVPADVRVAWEAVVNMALEGVEQAFERAGDVRQLRMHGDCHPSNVLWTDAGPHFVDFDDSRMGPAIQDLWLLLPGERNEASRALTDLLAGYEDFCDFDQRELHLIEALRTLRLIHYSAWLARRWDDPAFPVAFPWFNSQRYWEDRILELREQIGAMQEGPLWPV; encoded by the coding sequence ATGAACGAAGACACTCCCGAGATCCCCAACCCGCAGGACGGCCACGCCGTTCCCTTCGCCCGTCTCACGCCGGAAGTCGTGCTCGACGCGCTCGATAGCGCGTTGAGCACGGTGGGCGTTCGCACGGACGGGCGCATGCTGCCCCTCAACAGCTACGAGAATCGCGTGTATCAGGTCGGTGTCGAAGACGGGCCGCCTGTCGTCGCGAAGTTCTATCGGCCCGAGCGCTGGACCGACGAAGCGATTCTCGAAGAGCATGCCTTCGTCGCGGAACTGTGCGAGCGGGAGATTCCCGCCGTGCCGGCGCGCACGCTCGATGGCCGCACGCTGCACACATTCGACGGCTTTCGCTTTTCCATCTTCGAGCGGCGCGGCGGCCGTGCGCCCGATCTCGACCGCAAGGACACGCTCGAATGGCTCGGGCGGTTTATCGGGCGCATTCATGCTGTTGGCCAGACGGTGAACTACACGGCGCGTCCGACGCTCGACATCCATACCTTCGGCTACGAGCCACGCGACTATCTGCTCTCGCAAAGCGTCGTGCCCGCCGACGTGCGTGTTGCGTGGGAAGCGGTTGTGAACATGGCATTGGAAGGCGTCGAGCAGGCCTTCGAACGCGCCGGCGACGTGCGCCAGTTGCGCATGCACGGAGACTGTCATCCGAGCAACGTGCTGTGGACGGACGCAGGTCCGCATTTCGTCGATTTCGACGACAGCCGCATGGGCCCCGCGATTCAGGATCTATGGCTGCTGCTGCCGGGCGAACGCAACGAGGCGTCGCGCGCCTTGACCGATCTGCTCGCGGGCTATGAGGACTTCTGCGACTTCGATCAGCGCGAACTGCATCTGATCGAAGCGCTGCGGACCTTGCGCCTGATTCACTACTCGGCGTGGCTCGCGCGTCGTTGGGACGATCCGGCGTTTCCCGTCGCGTTTCCGTGGTTCAACTCGCAACGCTATTGGGAAGACCGCATTCTCGAGTTGCGCGAACAGATCGGCGCGATGCAGGAAGGGCCGCTCTGGCCGGTGTGA